The following coding sequences are from one Ornithorhynchus anatinus isolate Pmale09 chromosome 18, mOrnAna1.pri.v4, whole genome shotgun sequence window:
- the NKX1-1 gene encoding NK1 transcription factor-related protein 1 — protein sequence MDWAWAGPWKEKGDAQTSTDTSQPNQGRAKCLEGGRHGGGRLKLWRAPGAGSRAFLSPTSPPVPRTNQTNCDKMLVISGKTIKFLRLHLSPGPGPSPASDLLDDEPGEAEPGGSLAGEDGERRAQGAAPGSPGPGQASPGRQQQQQGQQPPAKPKRKRTGSDSKSGKPRRARTAFTYEQLVALENKFKSTRYLSVCERLNLALSLSLTETQVKIWFQNRRTKWKKQNPGADTSAPTAGAGVAGVGGVGGGGVGGGGGGGLAAGLAGPGLAGGLSPLSHSPPMGTPLAMHGPAGYAPHGPGGLVCAAQLPFLPGPAVLSPFVLGSQTYGAPAFYTPHL from the exons atggactGGGCCTGGGCTGgcccctggaaggagaagggggacgcTCAGACTTCCACCGACACTTCCCAGCCCAACCAGGGCAGGGCCAAGTGTCTGGAAGGAGGCCGCCACGGTGGGGGGCGGCTGAAACTTTGGAGAGCgcccggggctgggagccgggccttcctctcccctacctcccctcctGTCCCGCG gacaaaTCAGACTAATTGTGACAAAATGCTGGTTATCTCTGGAAAAACAATTAAATTCCTTCGATTACATTTAAG ccccggccccggccccagcccggccAGCGACCTGCTGGACGACGAGCCCGGCGAGGCGGAGCCCGGGGGGTCCCTGGCCGGAGAGGATGGAGAGCGCAGGGCGCAGGGCGCGGCTCCGGGGAGCCCGGGACCGGGCCAGGCGTCgcccggccgg cagcagcagcagcagggccagcAGCCCCCGGCGAAGCCCAAGAGGAAGCGCACGGGGTCCGACTCCAAGTCGGGCAAGCCCCGCCGGGCGCGGACGGCCTTCACCTACGAGCAGCTGGTGGCCTTGGAGAACAAGTTCAAGTCGACGCGGTACCTGTCGGTGTGCGAGCGCCTCAACCTGGCCCTGTCGCTCAGCCTGACCGAGACGCAGGTGAAGATCTGGTTCCAGAACCGCCGGAccaagtggaagaagcagaaCCCGGGCGCGGACACCAGCGCGCccacggccggggccggggtggccGGGGTGGGCGGCGTGGGCGgcggcggggtgggcggcggcgggggcggggggctggcggCGGGGCTGGCCGGGCCCGGCCTGGCCGGGGGGCTCAGCCCCCTCAGCCACTCTCCGCCCATGGGCACCCCGCTGGCCATGCACGGCCCCGCCGGCTACGCGCCCCACGGCCCCGGAGGCCTGGTGTGCGCCGCCCAGCTGCCCTtcctgcccggcccggccgtGCTCTCGCCCTTCGTGCTCGGCTCACAGACCTACGGCGCCCCCGCCTTCTACACCCCGCACCTATGA